DNA sequence from the Entomomonas asaccharolytica genome:
AAACGCTTCATATATTATGAAACTCCATTACTAATTCTTTATATTAATTAGCCACAATATTAACTAATTTACCAGGCACAACAATCACTTTACGCACTGTAACACCTTCTATAAAGCGTTGTACTGACTGATGGCTAAGGGCAGCAGCTTCAATTTCTTGTTTTGAAGCGTTCGCAGATACTTCTATATTACCACGAAGTTTACCATTTACTTGAATTACAATCGTTAACACATCTTGCACTAAAGCAGACTCATCCACTGTTGGCCATGCTGCATTAATTACTGCTTGTTCATGTCCTAAAGCCTGCCACAATGTATGACAAATATGGGGCGTAATAGGTGCTAATAACAAGGTAACTGTTTCTAAGCCTTCTTGGATTAAAGCACGATCAATTACAGACTCATTCGCCGCCTTTTCTAATACATTCATTAACGTCATAACTGCTGCAATGGCTGTATTAAACTTATGATTTTGTCCCACATCCTGACTGGCTTGTTTAATGGCTAGATGAATAGCACGTCTAACCGCTTTTTGCTCATCATTTAACTGAGCAATATTATATTTTTCAGGTAATCCAGCATTTACATGCTGATAAGCTAAACGCCATACCCTACGTAAAAAACGGCTAGCACCTTCTACCCCTGCATCTGACCATTCAAGGCTCATATCAGGTGGTGACGCAAACATCATAAACAAACGGCAAGTATCAGCGCCATATTGCTCAATCATGGTTTGTGGATCAACCCCATTGTTGAATGACTTAGACATTTTTAACATGCCACCAATCTCAACAGGTTGTTTATCTCCACTATAAACAGCTGATATTGCTCTGCCTTTGTTATCTTTCTCGACAATCACATCATTCGGACTAAAGTAAGTCTTACTACCATTATCAGCGGTACGGAAATAAGTTTCTGCCACCACCATGCCTTGCGTTAATAAATTAACCACTGGTTCATCCGAATTTACTAAGCCTTCATCACGCATTAATTTATGGAAGAAACGAGTATAAAGTAAATGCAAAATGGCATGTTCAATACCACCAATGTATTGATCAACAGGTAACCAATAATCAGACGCTTTTTTATCAACCATACCCCCCGTAAATTGTGGCGAGGCATAACGTGCAATATACCAGGAACTTTCTACAAAGGTATCCATTGTATCTGTTTCACGACGAGCCGCTTTACCACAGGTAGGACAAGTAGTTTCATAAAACTCTGGCATTTTCGCTAGAGGACTGCCTGTACCATCAGGCACTACATCTTCAGGTAATACCACAGGTAATTGATCTTCAGGAACAGGCACATCACCACAGCAATCGCAATGTACAATAGGAATTGGACAACCCCAATAACGCTGACGGCTAATCCCCCAATCCCTTAAACGGTATTGCGTTCTAGCTTCCCCTAAATTTTGTGCTTGCAATGTTTTGCCAATCGCTGCAAAGGCTTGCTCAAAATCTAAGCCATTATATTCGCCCGAATTAATTAACGTACCATATTCACTGTAAGCATCTTGCCAAGGCGCTGGCACTTCATCACCGACACTTGTATGAATCACAGGCTTAATCGGTAAATTATATTTTTGCGCAAAAGCATAATCGCGTTCATCATGAGCAGGAACAGCCATTACCGCGCCTTCACCATAAGCCATTAATACATAGTTAGCTACCCATACATTTAGCTTATCGCCTGTTAATGGATGTTTAACATATAAATTAGTCGCCATCCCTTCTTTTTCTTGGGTGGCTAAATCGGCTTCTGAGACACCACCTTTTTTACACTTATCAATAAAGGCTTGTAACGCAGGATTATTCTCGGCTGCTTGAGTGGCTAATGGATGCTCAGCAGCGACTGCTACATAAGTTGCGCCCATTAACGTATCAGGGCGAGTAGTAAATACTTTTAACTGACCAGTATGACCTATGCTTTGCTCATCATAAGGGAAACAAATCTCCATCCCCTTCGATTTACCAATCCAATTGCGTTGCATAGTCTTAACTTGTTCAGGCCAGCCCGTTAAATTATCTAAATCCTCTAATAACTCTTGCGCATACGCGGTAATACGGAAATAGTACATTGGGATTTCACGCTTCTCAACCAATGCACCTGAACGCCAACCGCGTCCATCAATCACTTGCTCATTAGCCAATACTGTTTGATCAACAGGATCCCAATTAACTGTACCATTTTTACGGTAAATAACCCTTTTTTCGAACAACTTAGTAAATAACCACTGCTCCCAACGATAATAATCAGGCCTACAAGTAGTGATTTCACGGGTCCAATCAACCGCCAAACCCAAGCTGTTTAATTGCTTCTTCATATAAGCAATATTTTCATAAGTCCATTTCGCAGGCGCTACTTTATTTTTCATTGCCGCATTTTCAGCAGGCATACCAAAAGCATCCCATCCCATAGGTTGCAGAACATTTTTACCCAACATACGTTGATAGCGGCTAATTACATCACCTATTGTGTAATTACGCACATGCCCCATATGCAGCTTACCACTTGGATAGGGAAACATAGATAAACAATAATATTTTTCTTTATCAGAACGCTCAGTCGCTAAAAAAGATTGATTTTTATCCCAATATTGCTGGGCTGTTGCTTCAATTTCTTGAGGTAAATATTGTTCTTTCATCATGGTTTTAACGGATCAATTAGGATTGAGTAATAAACCTGCTAGCATACATGAGTTAGCAAAAGATAAAAAGTCAAAGCTGATGTTCTCAATAAAAAAGTCTTTTGAGAACACTTTCCCTTAATACTCAGTAGCTATTTACTGTGTTTACAACATCAATTTACTGCTGTTGCTTTAACTTATTTATTTCACTTAAAACTCTGTCAGCCGTACGTTTTAGGAAAGCCAGTGTATCTGGATCAGTAATCACGCCATCCGTTACTTTTTCACCAATATGCGCCAATGCTGCCTCCCTTAAAGGAATAATATGACACAACATAGAGGCGAAGGTTTCGCGTAATTGATACTGAGCGCGCACACCTCCTAAATCACCTGTTGATTGTGTAATAAAATAAACGGGCTTATGTAAAAAGCAACTATTAAAAGCAGGACGAGATAGCCAATCCAAAGTATTTTTTAAAACCCCCGGAATGCCATGATTAAACTCTGGGCATACCACTAGTACTCCATCAGATAGCTGTACCAAAGCTCTAGCATCAGTTACGGCTGTAGGCAATACTTCTTTTTCTAAATCACCGTTGTAATGGGGTAAAGCACCGATATCTAATAACTCAAAAACAGCTTGCGGTTTAACCATTTCAACCATTGTTTTTAAAATAATCGTTGAATACGAATTTTGTCGTAAACTACCTGAAATACCTACTAAGCGCATGCTAACCTCACTAAAAACTTACGTTTATAAAACACAGAAATAAATAAGGGAGCTATTTGCTCCCTTATCCATCATAAAGATTACAGTGGTTTGCCTCTATTACCATGTTGGCTAACAAAAGCTTGTATTTTCGCCAAATCATTAGCAAGCACTGTACAACGTTCTTCACGTTTAAACAGATCAGTTAAATGAGCAGGTAGCTCAATAGCTTTAGCCACGCCTGCTTTTTCCACTGCTTCTGGGAACTTCACAGGATGAGCAGTACCCAAAGTAACCATAGGTAAAGCTAAACTACGACGACATAAACGTGCCGCCCTTACCCCAATAGCAGTATGAGGATCTAATACTTCACCTGTTTGTTTAAATACTTCTGCGATAGTTGCACAGGTTTCTTCATCAGATACCGCTAATGAATCAAATAATTTACGAGCTTCAGTCCAACGCTCTTGTTCTACGGAGAGCTTACCAGTTTGTTTAAAGTTAGCTAATAAGTCAGCCACGGCTTTACCATTTCTACCATGTAGATCAAACAATAAACGCTCAAAGTTAGAAGACACCATAATATCCATAGAAGGTGATAAAGAGGGGTGCAACTGATCTTTATCATAATGGTTGCCAGACATAAAGCGATGCAGAATATCATTACGATTAGTGGCTACAATCAATTGATTAATAGGTAGCCCCATATTACGCGCTAAGTAACCTGCAAAAATATCACCAAAGTTACCTGTAGGCACAGAGAATGCCACAGAACGTAATGGCCCACCTAACTGTAAAGCAGCATAGAAGTAGTAAACAATCTGCGCCATAATACGCGCCCAGTTAATGGAGTTTACCGCGACTAAACGAGTACCTTTTAAGAAGCCTTGATCTGCAAAGCTGGCTTTAACCATTTCTTGGCAATCATCAAAATTACCCTCGATGGCAATATTGTGAATATTCTCGCCAAGGATAGTAGTCATTTGGCGGCGCTGTACTTCTGATACGCGATTGTGAGGATGCAGAATAAAAATATCCACATTTTCACAGCGACGACAACCTTCAATAGCTGCAGAACCTGTATCACCAGAGGTTGCCCCCATAATAACGACACGTTCATTACGCTTTGCTAATACATAATCTAATAAACGACCTAATAACTGTAAGGCAAAATCTTTAAATGCTAACGTTGGGCCATGAAATAACTCTAACACCCACTCATTACCAGCCAAAGGACGTAATGGCGCTACTGCCTGATGAGCGAACACACCATAAGTTTCGGCTAGAATCTGTTTAAAGTCAGCGTCAGGAATACAACCTTCAACAAAAGGACGCATCACTTTAAAAGCTAACTCATGATAAGGTAAGCCAGCCCAGCTACTGATTTCTTCTACTGTAAAATGTGGTAAATTCTCAGGTACATATAAGCCACCATCAGTGGCTAAACCTGCTAATAAAACATCTTCAAAGTTAAGTGCAGGCGCTTGCCCACGGGTGCTTATATAACGCATAGTTAATACACTTTATTAGTTCAATTGTTCAACACGAATACGCACTACTTGTCCTTCAACACCTTCTAATGCTTCCAGTGCAGTAATCGCATCATTCATTTTTGCTTCAGTTACTTTATGAGTTAGTAAAATCATTGGCACTTTACCATCCATTTCTTCTAACTCTTTTTGCATAATAGATTCAATATTAATTCCACGCTCAGAAAGTATAGTCGCCACTTGAGCTAATACACCTGGCGAATCTTTTGCTTGAATACGTAAATAATAAGCTGTTTCACAATCAGCAATAGCTAACACAGGCATATTAGATAATGCTGATGGTTGAAATGCCAAATGAGGCACACGGTTTTCAGGGTCAGAAGTCATTACCCGTACTACATCAACCAAATCCGCTACAACTGCTGATGCTGTTGCGTCCATACCAGCACCTGCACCATAGTATAAGGTTGAGCCTACCGCATCACCATTTACCATAACTGCATTCATTACCCCATTAACATTAGCCAGTAATTCCTCAGCTGGAATTAATGTTGGATGTACACGTAACTCAATACCTTGTTCTGTACGTTTGGCAACACCTAAGTGTTTAATTCGATAGCCTAACGCATCAGCGTACAATACATCTTCTGAGGTTAATTTAGTAATACCTTCGGTATAAGCTTTATCAAACTGTAAAGGGATACCAAAGGCAATAGACGCTAAAATAGTTAACTTATGCGCGGCATCAATGCCTTCCACATCAAAGGTAGGATCAGCTTCGGCATAGCCTAACTCTTGTGCTTCTTTTAATACATCAGCAAATGCACGGCCTTTTTCACGCATTTCAGTTAGGATAAAATTGCCTGTACCATTGATGATACCAGCCACCCAATTAATTTGATTACCTGCTAACCCTTCACGAATCGCTTTAATAATTGGGATACCACCAGCAACAGAAGCCTCAAAAGCAACAATAACGCCTTTTTCTTCTGCCTTCGTAAAAATCTCATTACCATGTACAGCAATTAATGCTTTATTGGCAGTCACTACATGCTTACCATTTTCAATGGCTTTTAGCACTAATTCACGGGCTAACGTATAACCACCAATTAACTCAACAATAATATCAATTTCAGGGTTATTAACTACCTCAAACACATCTTCCGTAATTGGGGTGTTCCCTGTTTGGCATTGTGGGTTAATCGCGCGTGCAGCAATTTGTGCCACTTCAATAGCCCTACCTGCTCGACGAGCGATCTCTTGTGCATTACGCATTAGTACATTAAAAGTACCGCCACCCACAGTACCCAATCCACATAAGCCAACTTTTACTGGTTTCAAGCTAATACTCCCACCCATTAACAAAATTAATGCGCAACATTACGAGGCTACGCGCTATTAGTCAATAATTCTTTTACAAAATTACGGATTATTTTTTGGCTGTTGTTGATCCGCTATATTCTGCCCTGTCTGTGCTATACGTACTTTGTTATAACTATTAACAATAATATAAACGCGATCACCGACACGAATAATTTGGTTAGGATCTACCTCTTGTACAATAGAAATTAAACGACCATCTTCCCCATCTTGTTTAATGATCATTTCTACCCCATCGGTACGGGTAAGACCTTCTTCAGTTACCGTACCAATTAAACCAACAGCTACTGCACCAATTACAGCACCTACCACAACCCCTGCTGCATCACCAAATGAGTTAGCACCGCCAGAAGCACCTGCTGCACCGCCAGCAATAGCGCCAGCACCAGCGCCTACGCCGCTTCTTGAACCATCTATTCTAACAGGTCTTAAATTAAGGATTGTACCTAACGTAACGTTTTGTATATTACGTACTTCTTCTCTACCATAGGTTTTACTGTCTAGTTTAGGCATACAGCCTGCAATACCTAACAACATTAAAAGTACTGTTAAAACTGTTATATTTTGCTTAATTTTCATCGTTTTTCCTAAATATGAAGAACATCCTAATACTGTCTATACTACCTATTATGCCATAGATAATTGGATACTGAAAAACTAATAGAAACTTGTAACTGCAAATAAGTAAGACAGTTATAAGCTATGTAAGCTTATAACAAAAAAGACACATTATAAAATGTAAGTGAGCAAAGGTTTTTATTCGTTCTGTATAAAGATCAAAGATGATATTAGAAGTAACACTAACCCCTTAATTACTCTACTATTAGTGTTACCTCTAACAAATCAAAAAACAATGATAGTTATAAATTATTTTTAATAGTTGCCATACTTAGTAGCTAATGTGAAAGCAGCTGCTTTGCAATGGTTATTTAAGGCTAAGCACAGTGTAAAAGTGATTAACTAAAACCTACTTAGTAGTATAATTAGCTAATATTAATTGAGGCTTAAAATGCTGAAATTTTATACAGACACTGTTATTTTTTGTTGTTTAGGTATGAAATCAACACACCAATTACTTACCGCATAATTTAAAATATTTTTCGGTGTTTCTTGATAGAAGTTTGTTTCTATAGGTTGACCTAAAATCTCTAGTGCTGTTATTAACAATTGACTGGCTTGTTTTATGGGTAAAATAGGTGAACACTGTGTTTTACTTAGCTTATGCCCATTTTCATCTAACAAAATGGGAACGTGCAAATAGTTTGGCTTAGAAAACCCTAGTAACTCTTGCAAGTAAAGCTGCCTAGGTGTTGAGTCTAATAGGTCTGCACCCCTTACAATATCAGTAATTCCTTGCTCAGCATCATCCAACACCACAGCTAACTGATAAGCAAAAAAACCATCTCGACGCTTAACAATAAAATCCCCTACTTCTCGCCCTAAATGCTGCGAGAACTTACCCTGCACTCGATCATTAAATTGATAAATTAATTCTGGCACACGAATTCTAATAGCAGCATCAATACAAGGCTTTAAGGCATCACGACAAAAATTTGGATAAATTGAATAATCTTCTAGTTGTTTTCTTGAGCAAGTACAAGCATAGGCTAATCCATTACTCAGTAGCCTATCAATTACCGATTGATAAGTGGCCAAACGATTACTTTGATAAAGAATTTCACCATCCCACTCAAAACCGTAGGCTTCTAAAGTACGCAAAATATTATCGGTAGCGCCAGCCACTTCTCTTGGAGGATCAATATCTTCAATACGAATAAGCCATTGACCATTGGCTGCTTTAGCATCTAAATAAGAAGCCAGTGCAGCTACTAATGACCCTAAATGCAAACCCCCACTAGGAGTGGGGGCAAAGCGACCAATGTAAGGCTTAGGCATAGCTAACAAAGGATAACAAAAAGATTAGAGACCTGTTTGTTTCTCTTTTATTTCTGCTAATGTTTTGCAATCAATGCAAAGTGTGGCGGTAGGACGTGCCTCTAAACGGCGAATACCAATTTCAACGCCACAAGAATCACACCAGCCATAATTATTCTCAGCAATCAATTGTAACGTATCATCAATTTTTTTGATGAGTTTACGTTCTCTATCACGCGTACGTAGTTCTAAACTAAACTCTTCTTCTTGCGTTGCTCTATCTGCAGGGTCTGGAAAATTAGCAGCATCATCTTGCATATGTTCAACTGTACGAGTCATATCTTCTACAAGCTCTACGCGCCATTTCTTAAGGATTTCAGCAAAATGTCCACGCATTGCTTCGCTCATGTATTCTTCACCTTTCTTTTCTTTATAAGGTGTGAATCCTTGACCTATAGTATCTTCAGAACTTTTTTTCTCTGGAGTTTTTTTAGCCTTAGCCACTACTTTTCCCTCTTTTTAAAACAAACAACCTTAAGGATATTAAACCTTTGTTAATAAGCTTTAATAAAAATTATGACGGCGCAAATTATCAGATAGCGAGAAACTAATCTAGTGCTACTTTAGTCTTTCTATCACTTAATTCATTAAATTAAACACCTGTACAGTAATGCAAAGTATTTAACTCAATATCCTTAATGCTTAGTATTAATCATTAATTGAAATAACTTCTACAATATAATATTTCCCCAAATACTACAAGGTAAAATGTACAAAGTTGACTGAATTGCCACTTACAAAAAAC
Encoded proteins:
- the thrC gene encoding threonine synthase, producing MRYISTRGQAPALNFEDVLLAGLATDGGLYVPENLPHFTVEEISSWAGLPYHELAFKVMRPFVEGCIPDADFKQILAETYGVFAHQAVAPLRPLAGNEWVLELFHGPTLAFKDFALQLLGRLLDYVLAKRNERVVIMGATSGDTGSAAIEGCRRCENVDIFILHPHNRVSEVQRRQMTTILGENIHNIAIEGNFDDCQEMVKASFADQGFLKGTRLVAVNSINWARIMAQIVYYFYAALQLGGPLRSVAFSVPTGNFGDIFAGYLARNMGLPINQLIVATNRNDILHRFMSGNHYDKDQLHPSLSPSMDIMVSSNFERLLFDLHGRNGKAVADLLANFKQTGKLSVEQERWTEARKLFDSLAVSDEETCATIAEVFKQTGEVLDPHTAIGVRAARLCRRSLALPMVTLGTAHPVKFPEAVEKAGVAKAIELPAHLTDLFKREERCTVLANDLAKIQAFVSQHGNRGKPL
- the leuS gene encoding leucine--tRNA ligase → MKEQYLPQEIEATAQQYWDKNQSFLATERSDKEKYYCLSMFPYPSGKLHMGHVRNYTIGDVISRYQRMLGKNVLQPMGWDAFGMPAENAAMKNKVAPAKWTYENIAYMKKQLNSLGLAVDWTREITTCRPDYYRWEQWLFTKLFEKRVIYRKNGTVNWDPVDQTVLANEQVIDGRGWRSGALVEKREIPMYYFRITAYAQELLEDLDNLTGWPEQVKTMQRNWIGKSKGMEICFPYDEQSIGHTGQLKVFTTRPDTLMGATYVAVAAEHPLATQAAENNPALQAFIDKCKKGGVSEADLATQEKEGMATNLYVKHPLTGDKLNVWVANYVLMAYGEGAVMAVPAHDERDYAFAQKYNLPIKPVIHTSVGDEVPAPWQDAYSEYGTLINSGEYNGLDFEQAFAAIGKTLQAQNLGEARTQYRLRDWGISRQRYWGCPIPIVHCDCCGDVPVPEDQLPVVLPEDVVPDGTGSPLAKMPEFYETTCPTCGKAARRETDTMDTFVESSWYIARYASPQFTGGMVDKKASDYWLPVDQYIGGIEHAILHLLYTRFFHKLMRDEGLVNSDEPVVNLLTQGMVVAETYFRTADNGSKTYFSPNDVIVEKDNKGRAISAVYSGDKQPVEIGGMLKMSKSFNNGVDPQTMIEQYGADTCRLFMMFASPPDMSLEWSDAGVEGASRFLRRVWRLAYQHVNAGLPEKYNIAQLNDEQKAVRRAIHLAIKQASQDVGQNHKFNTAIAAVMTLMNVLEKAANESVIDRALIQEGLETVTLLLAPITPHICHTLWQALGHEQAVINAAWPTVDESALVQDVLTIVIQVNGKLRGNIEVSANASKQEIEAAALSHQSVQRFIEGVTVRKVIVVPGKLVNIVAN
- the gluQRS gene encoding tRNA glutamyl-Q(34) synthetase GluQRS: MPKPYIGRFAPTPSGGLHLGSLVAALASYLDAKAANGQWLIRIEDIDPPREVAGATDNILRTLEAYGFEWDGEILYQSNRLATYQSVIDRLLSNGLAYACTCSRKQLEDYSIYPNFCRDALKPCIDAAIRIRVPELIYQFNDRVQGKFSQHLGREVGDFIVKRRDGFFAYQLAVVLDDAEQGITDIVRGADLLDSTPRQLYLQELLGFSKPNYLHVPILLDENGHKLSKTQCSPILPIKQASQLLITALEILGQPIETNFYQETPKNILNYAVSNWCVDFIPKQQKITVSV
- a CDS encoding homoserine dehydrogenase is translated as MKPVKVGLCGLGTVGGGTFNVLMRNAQEIARRAGRAIEVAQIAARAINPQCQTGNTPITEDVFEVVNNPEIDIIVELIGGYTLARELVLKAIENGKHVVTANKALIAVHGNEIFTKAEEKGVIVAFEASVAGGIPIIKAIREGLAGNQINWVAGIINGTGNFILTEMREKGRAFADVLKEAQELGYAEADPTFDVEGIDAAHKLTILASIAFGIPLQFDKAYTEGITKLTSEDVLYADALGYRIKHLGVAKRTEQGIELRVHPTLIPAEELLANVNGVMNAVMVNGDAVGSTLYYGAGAGMDATASAVVADLVDVVRVMTSDPENRVPHLAFQPSALSNMPVLAIADCETAYYLRIQAKDSPGVLAQVATILSERGINIESIMQKELEEMDGKVPMILLTHKVTEAKMNDAITALEALEGVEGQVVRIRVEQLN
- a CDS encoding NADPH-dependent FMN reductase; the protein is MRLVGISGSLRQNSYSTIILKTMVEMVKPQAVFELLDIGALPHYNGDLEKEVLPTAVTDARALVQLSDGVLVVCPEFNHGIPGVLKNTLDWLSRPAFNSCFLHKPVYFITQSTGDLGGVRAQYQLRETFASMLCHIIPLREAALAHIGEKVTDGVITDPDTLAFLKRTADRVLSEINKLKQQQ
- the dksA gene encoding RNA polymerase-binding protein DksA, which encodes MGQGFTPYKEKKGEEYMSEAMRGHFAEILKKWRVELVEDMTRTVEHMQDDAANFPDPADRATQEEEFSLELRTRDRERKLIKKIDDTLQLIAENNYGWCDSCGVEIGIRRLEARPTATLCIDCKTLAEIKEKQTGL